From the genome of Glycine max cultivar Williams 82 chromosome 2, Glycine_max_v4.0, whole genome shotgun sequence, one region includes:
- the LOC100812660 gene encoding cyclin-D4-1, with protein MAPSFDCVSSLLCVEDNSIFDENDYGGSVEVLEDAWQDPRYRRNLSQSENLDVPNGWFQLQSDECLRLMVEKEWDHLPNGDYRNKLRSGDLDFEARKEAIDWIQKVQEHFGFGPVCAYLSINYLDRFLSAYELPKHRTWTMQLLAVGCLSLAAKMEETDAPMSLDLQVGESKYIFEAKTIQRMELLVLSTLRWRMQAITPFSFIDHFLYKINDDQSPIGASILQSIQLILSTVRGIDFLEFRPSEIAAAVAISVVGEGQTVQTEKAISVLIQLVEKERVLKCVKLIQELASNSGGGSAKGDSASVSVPSVPQSPIGVLNTECFSYKSDDTNAASCANTSHNNSPDAKRRKLNKTFGE; from the exons ATGGCACCCAGTTTTGATTGTGTTTCGAGCCTTCTCTGTGTGGAAGACAACAGTATTTTTGACGAAAACGATTATGGTGGTTCGGTGGAGGTGTTGGAGGACGCGTGGCAGGATCCTAGATATCGTCGAAACCTTAGTCAAAGTGAGAACTTGGATGTCCCAAATGGGTGGTTTCAGTTGCAGAGTGATGAGTGTTTGAGACTGATGGTTGAAAAGGAATGGGATCACTTGCCTAATGGTGATTATAGGAATAAGCTGAGGAGTGGGGATTTGGACTTTGAGGCCAGAAAAGAGGCCATTGATTGGATTCAAAAG GTTCAAGAGCACTTTGGTTTTGGACCTGTCTGTGCATATCTATCCATAAACTACTTGGACCGCTTCCTTTCTGCATATGAATTACCA AAGCATAGAACTTGGACAATGCAATTGTTGGCTGTTGGATGCTTATCTCTGGCAGCCAAAATGGAAGAGACTGATGCTCCTATGTCTCTTGATTTGCAG GTGGGTGAATCTAAGTATATATTTGAAGCCAAAACAATACAGAGAATGGAGCTTCTGGTGCTGAGCACATTGAGGTGGAGAATGCAGGCAATTACCCCATTTTCCTTCATTGACCATTTCCTTTACAAGATCAATGATGATCAAAGTCCAATTGGAGCTTCAATTTTGCAATCCATCCAGCTTATACTGAGTACTGTAAGAG GAATTGACTTCTTAGAGTTCAGACCCTCAGAGATTGCAGCAGCTGTGGCAATATCTGTGGTGGGGGAGGGCCAAACAGTGCAAACTGAGAAAGCAATTTCTGTTCTGATTCAGCTTGTGGAAAAG GAGAGGGTATTGAAGTGTGTTAAATTGATCCAAGAGCTGGCATCAAATAGTGGTGGTGGTTCTGCCAAGGGTGATAGTGCTTCTGTTTCTGTCCCTAGCGTGCCCCAGAGCCCAATAGGGGTGTTGAACACTGAATGCTTCAGCTACAAAAGTGATGACACAAATGCTGCTTCATGTGCAAATACTTCACATAACAATAGTCCAGATGCTAAAAGGAGGAAGCTAAACAAAACCTTTGGAGAATAG